Within Raineyella sp. W15-4, the genomic segment GGGATCCGTTGGGAGGGCCAGGTGTTCGACGTGGTGGGCAACCCGATCGTCCACGGCGGTGTGATCGAGGGAGAAGAGGAGGCCTGACATGCCCACCCTCACCGTCACGGCCCGCTTCCCCCTCGGAGTCTTTGCTGGTCACGGTGCCGATGGGTCGAGCGTGGACCCGTTCCCGTCGACCAAGCGTCTCCACAGCGCCTTGATGCACGCTGCGGGCAAGGGAAGTCTTGCCATCCTGCGTAGCGGTGATCTCCGGCCGGCGGACGCATCACTCGCGGCACTGGAATGGCTGGAGACGCATATTCCTCACGCGATCCAACACCCGACTCACTGCTCGACTCGAGTTGGCACGCGCGAGCCGGCCAATGCCTATCGCGCTGAGGGAACGTTCGACAAGGCGAAGACCGGGGGCCACATCGATCGCAAGGTCCGGAAACAGGTGACCAACGCGATCGCCGTCAATGGCGCGTTCGGCTGGGAATGGTCTGGGGTCCCCGCCTCGGTCTGTCGAGTGGTGGAAGTCCTGTGCGAGGACGTGTCCTGTCTCGGGGAGGCGGACAGCCCGGTGGTCCTGTCGACGCAGATCCCACTCAGCGCGCCGATGCCTTTGGTCGAAGGAGCGGGACAGTTCACGCGGAGGGGGATGCCTGTCCAGACGCCCTCAGCAGGGCGCACGCGCGAACTCGAAGACGCGTACGACCGCGATCACCCGTTGAAGCACCCGGATCCCAAGGCCGATCGGTTCATTGCCACGCAGGGACCGCGGCCCTCGGAGGTCACAACACAGCGAGTGCGGAACGCCTACTACGAGGCCCCTGATGCTCCGATCCCGGAGTCCCCCTGGGTTAGGACGATGCTGTTCCCCATCGATCGTCCGATTGCCCAGAAGGATCGGGTCGGCTGGTGCGTCGCCTTTCACCGCACACTGGCGACGCGGCTCGGGGATGATGCTCCACCGGTGATCACCGGCAGCTACGGGAAGGGCGTCCTGGCTCCGCCGAATCGCGTGGCGATCCAGATCCTGGACCAGTCCGTGCTCCATCAGACGTCCAACGCTCATCGTTACATCTCCACACCAGCAGCCTTTGCAGTACTGGTGCCGCGCGATATCGCGCCGGCGGATGAGAGGCTGCTGCTGCACGCCATCGGTAGTCGGATGAGGGTATTCCGGCGGGGTGGTGCCGTGGAGACGTCCCTTGCCGTGACCGTCCCCGCCGGCGACTTCTGGCAAGCACCCGCAGCGGGAGCCATCCGGACCTGGGCGGCCGTTCCCGCACTGGTAGCGGAGACCAGACGACAGCGCAGCGATGAAGCAGGGCCGTGGACACTCGCCCACGCCGCACTGCTCTCCCTGGGCTTCGTCTTCCGCCCTGACTCCGAGATCAGGCACGGGGCTGATGGCTACCGCGACCTGATCCAATACGCACGAGCCCAGGGGGCCAAGGTCCTCAGTGCTCAACCGGTAGCAGACTCGCGAGTGGATCGGTACGCCCACAAGCTCCCCCAGGGGGTGGTGGCTCAGGTGTACCGGGCGCATCTCGACCTCGGACAGCTCACCACGGACACTTCTCTGATCGTCGCAGGACAATCACGTCATATAGGCGGAGGACTTCTCGTGCCGGTCGATCTGCCGTCGGACGTCGTTGACGCGTGGTCAGCATGAGCCTGACGCTGTCGGATTTCGCAGACTTCTTCGGCGCAGTGAACGAAGAGCGTCGACCGAACGAACGGGACCAACCGAGCAAACGAATCGGACCGTTCGCGTGGCAGAAGCGACTCCTTGAGCAGGTCGCGATGACCGGACGATGGCCCGATGTCATCAGCGCCCCCACGGGCTCGGGCAAGTCGGCGGTGGTCGAGGTGCACGTATTCGCCAATGCGCTCGCTGCCGCAGGGGCGGCGAAGCGAGTGCCCCGCCGGCTTGCGATGGTGGTGGACCGTCGAGCGCTTGTCGATAGCCACGTGGTGCGGGCGGAGCGGATTCGTGACGCTCTCAGGGCCGGTACTGACCCGGTCCTGCAGGAAGTGAAGCGCTGTCTCTCCCTCCTCACATCGGCCACCGACGCAACCGACCCGGATGGCTCACCCTTGGTTGTCGCAGAGCTCCGGGGAGGAATGTCCCCGGATTCGGGATGGATCGACGATCCTTCGGCTTGTACCGTGATCGGCGCCACCCCAGACATGTGGGGCAGCCGCCTACTGTTGCGAGGCTACGGCGCCAGACCTCAGGCCCGCCCGCGAGAGGCCGGCCTGCTCGCGTATGACGCGGCGATGGTCCTGGATGAGAGCCATCTGAACCGACAGCTGCTGCGTACGGCACAAAGGGTCGCCGAGCTCACGGAACGATTCGAGCAGGATCTGGGCGTCCCCACCTTGCAGGTCGTTCAGACGACCGCAACACCCGCTGCCGATGACGTTAGCCATCCGCAGAGCGTCATCGGAGTGGAACAGGCAGACCTCGACGGCGTCGACCACGACGAGCTGGCTCGTCGGCTCACACGCCCGAAGCCGGTGACGTTCGTCGAGTCGCCGTCGTGGCCGTCACGTATACCAGCCCCCCAGAGCCACATTGACACGCTGGTGCAACAGGTACTGGAGCTGTGCAGACCTGGTGGAAGTAGTACCCAACAGACCGGCCCCCTCGGCTGCATGGTCAACCATGTCGACACCGCCGTACGTGTGGCGCGACAACTCAAGGAGCGGGGCCTGGAGGTGGGCTGTTGGGTCGGCCGCAAGCGCCCGATGGACATCGACAAACTTCTGAAGGACCATTCCGAACTGTTCGATTCCGGCAAATCCAACGCGACCGACGTCAAGAAGCCTGGTGAGTTGTTCGATCCCAGCACGACCGACGATTCGGTACCCGACACCCCAGCACCTCCCTTGGATGTCCTCGTCGCGACCCAGACCGTTGAAGTAGGCGTAGACCTTGATCTGCGCGGGCTGGTGACCGAGCTCGCGAGCGCTTCCGCCCTGGCCCAGCGGTGCGGGCGGGTGAATCGCCGCGGACGGTTGGACGAAGCTCCGGTCGTCGTGGTGGGGCCCCAAGCGTCAAAGCCGATCCGTGATCTTCCGCCCTACAGTGCGGCTGATCTCGAAGAGGGCCGTGCCTGGCTGGCCCGCCTGGAGCCCGCTCAGGGGCTGAGTCCGTGGGCAGTGCGGTCGATGCCGCCACCGCCGGCGGCGAAGCGACGCCTGTATTTCATGCGACCGGAACTATCGGACGCCTGGCGGCTTGCCGCAACCTCCGATCAGGAGTTCGAGGACGAGAGTCTCGGGCTCTGGCTTCGCGACGATTTGGAGGATGACGCTCTGACGGCGGGGCTGGTGCTTCGAGGGCCACTGCCCCTCGATGACTCCGAGTCCATGGAGCTCTTACTCGCCACTCCCCCACATCCTGACGAGACCTATCCGGTGAAGCTCGGAGACCTCCGTATTGTGGCCGATCGCGTCTTGGCGGGGGATTCGACCGACCGGGCACGAGCATTTCTGTATCGGCAGCAATCTCGTGAAGAGACATTCACCTTCCTACGCAGTTCCTCCGACATTCGACCGGGCGATGTGGTGGTCATCGACAAGGGACATGCGGTCACCGAGCACGGGGTTGTGGTCACCGAGCTCCCCTCACGCCGCGAAACGGTGCAGACCGTCTGGGGCCCTGATCGCGTCTGGGTGGCCGTGCGTGATCATCCAGCGCCGGACGGACTTGCCTTCTGGTCTGACATACTCCGAGATCTGGCCGAGGTGGGAGCGGAGTCCGCCCAAGCAGAGTTCGATCTACAAACCGTGGGGACGACGGTGCAAGGAAAAATCACGGTACCTCGAAGCGAGGAAGACCCGACTGAGTTTTCGTGGCTGGTCGTCACCGGGGACGAAGTCAACAATGCAGACGAGAGCGTCCGACAGGAATGGACCACCAGCGGGGATAGCGTGCCGCTCGACAAGCACAGCGAGGCCGTCCGAGACAGGGCGGAGCTGATGACTGTGCGGATCGGTCTATCACCGGAATGGCGCCAAGTCACGATCGATGCGGCAGCCTGTCATGATCTGGGCAAGGACCATCCCGGCTTCCAGCGGGCACTCGGCCAGGCTCCGGCGGGTCCGCTGCTGGCCAAGTCGGCGACTCGTACGCCGCAACAACTCCGTGCTGACAAGCGGGCTGCGGGCCTGCCACGCGGCTGGCGCCACGAACACCGGTCAGTTCTCCATGCGCTCGGTCAGTTGGAGGGACGGCCGCATCTGAATCTGACACTGCGCCTCATCGGCACGAGCCATGGCTACGGCCGCGCCCTCACGCCCCAGCGGGGCAAGGAGCTCTGCGCGCCGGGTGACCCGGCCGAGTGGCAGTCACGAGCCGACGAACTGTACGACTTCGGTGAGTGGGCCTCCATCGTGGGAGAGACGGACCGCACCATCGGGGTCTGGGCCTGCGCCTATCTGGAGGCGGTCGTCCGAGCG encodes:
- the csb2 gene encoding type I-U CRISPR-associated protein Csb2; translated protein: MPTLTVTARFPLGVFAGHGADGSSVDPFPSTKRLHSALMHAAGKGSLAILRSGDLRPADASLAALEWLETHIPHAIQHPTHCSTRVGTREPANAYRAEGTFDKAKTGGHIDRKVRKQVTNAIAVNGAFGWEWSGVPASVCRVVEVLCEDVSCLGEADSPVVLSTQIPLSAPMPLVEGAGQFTRRGMPVQTPSAGRTRELEDAYDRDHPLKHPDPKADRFIATQGPRPSEVTTQRVRNAYYEAPDAPIPESPWVRTMLFPIDRPIAQKDRVGWCVAFHRTLATRLGDDAPPVITGSYGKGVLAPPNRVAIQILDQSVLHQTSNAHRYISTPAAFAVLVPRDIAPADERLLLHAIGSRMRVFRRGGAVETSLAVTVPAGDFWQAPAAGAIRTWAAVPALVAETRRQRSDEAGPWTLAHAALLSLGFVFRPDSEIRHGADGYRDLIQYARAQGAKVLSAQPVADSRVDRYAHKLPQGVVAQVYRAHLDLGQLTTDTSLIVAGQSRHIGGGLLVPVDLPSDVVDAWSA
- the cas3u gene encoding type I-U CRISPR-associated helicase/endonuclease Cas3, whose protein sequence is MSLTLSDFADFFGAVNEERRPNERDQPSKRIGPFAWQKRLLEQVAMTGRWPDVISAPTGSGKSAVVEVHVFANALAAAGAAKRVPRRLAMVVDRRALVDSHVVRAERIRDALRAGTDPVLQEVKRCLSLLTSATDATDPDGSPLVVAELRGGMSPDSGWIDDPSACTVIGATPDMWGSRLLLRGYGARPQARPREAGLLAYDAAMVLDESHLNRQLLRTAQRVAELTERFEQDLGVPTLQVVQTTATPAADDVSHPQSVIGVEQADLDGVDHDELARRLTRPKPVTFVESPSWPSRIPAPQSHIDTLVQQVLELCRPGGSSTQQTGPLGCMVNHVDTAVRVARQLKERGLEVGCWVGRKRPMDIDKLLKDHSELFDSGKSNATDVKKPGELFDPSTTDDSVPDTPAPPLDVLVATQTVEVGVDLDLRGLVTELASASALAQRCGRVNRRGRLDEAPVVVVGPQASKPIRDLPPYSAADLEEGRAWLARLEPAQGLSPWAVRSMPPPPAAKRRLYFMRPELSDAWRLAATSDQEFEDESLGLWLRDDLEDDALTAGLVLRGPLPLDDSESMELLLATPPHPDETYPVKLGDLRIVADRVLAGDSTDRARAFLYRQQSREETFTFLRSSSDIRPGDVVVIDKGHAVTEHGVVVTELPSRRETVQTVWGPDRVWVAVRDHPAPDGLAFWSDILRDLAEVGAESAQAEFDLQTVGTTVQGKITVPRSEEDPTEFSWLVVTGDEVNNADESVRQEWTTSGDSVPLDKHSEAVRDRAELMTVRIGLSPEWRQVTIDAAACHDLGKDHPGFQRALGQAPAGPLLAKSATRTPQQLRADKRAAGLPRGWRHEHRSVLHALGQLEGRPHLNLTLRLIGTSHGYGRALTPQRGKELCAPGDPAEWQSRADELYDFGEWASIVGETDRTIGVWACAYLEAVVRAADCQVSREGS